The following proteins are encoded in a genomic region of Bacillus sp. FJAT-22090:
- a CDS encoding cysteine desulfurase family protein, giving the protein MIYFDNSATTKAHKEIMDTFVSVNENFWANPASIHEFGHHTNELLQSARTQVAEVLKTASEKIYFTSGGTESNNLAIFGLANKYKLRGNHVLISEIEHPSILEAARMLQQQGFIVEEIPINKDGVISIVDLKTLIRKDTILVSVMHVNNEIGSIQPINEISALIKSNSRAVFHMDAVQSFGKMLVNFDEQHVDAITISSHKIHGLKGSGLLALKNSIEIDPIIYGGGQESGIRSGTTPVPLAVSTAKAVRLASINLKEHIESLKKMTEELKRFLKTFSSIKIISPEIRAPHIISFSVKGVKGEVFINALQKEDVIVSTSSACSSKQTKTSHVLKAMHLEDDYIKGVIRLSLSYTNTDTEVEQFKKIFTKVMNVIKGDIKR; this is encoded by the coding sequence ATGATTTATTTTGATAATAGTGCTACAACTAAAGCACATAAAGAAATAATGGATACATTTGTATCGGTAAATGAAAATTTTTGGGCAAATCCTGCATCTATCCATGAATTTGGGCATCATACAAATGAATTGCTACAATCAGCAAGAACACAAGTTGCAGAAGTACTAAAAACTGCAAGCGAAAAAATATATTTTACATCTGGTGGAACAGAATCGAATAATTTAGCCATATTCGGTTTAGCAAATAAATATAAACTGCGTGGTAATCATGTTCTCATATCAGAAATCGAACATCCTTCTATTTTAGAAGCAGCAAGAATGCTTCAACAGCAAGGATTTATTGTGGAAGAAATTCCCATCAATAAGGATGGGGTTATTTCTATAGTCGATTTAAAGACATTAATTCGTAAAGATACAATTTTAGTTAGTGTTATGCATGTTAATAATGAAATAGGATCTATCCAACCGATAAATGAAATATCCGCACTCATTAAATCGAATAGTCGAGCTGTATTTCATATGGATGCCGTTCAAAGCTTTGGAAAGATGCTTGTAAATTTTGATGAGCAACATGTCGATGCTATTACTATTTCTTCTCATAAAATTCATGGTCTCAAAGGTTCGGGACTTCTAGCATTAAAAAATTCGATAGAAATTGATCCAATTATATATGGAGGCGGACAAGAATCTGGGATTAGAAGCGGAACAACGCCAGTTCCTCTTGCTGTAAGTACTGCAAAAGCAGTAAGATTAGCGAGTATTAATCTTAAGGAACATATAGAAAGCTTAAAAAAAATGACAGAGGAACTTAAGCGTTTTTTAAAAACATTTTCTTCCATAAAAATCATTTCCCCGGAAATAAGAGCACCTCATATCATTTCTTTTTCAGTGAAAGGTGTAAAAGGAGAAGTATTTATAAATGCTTTGCAAAAGGAAGACGTCATTGTCTCTACAAGCAGTGCATGTTCATCTAAACAAACGAAAACGAGTCATGTATTAAAAGCTATGCATCTAGAAGATGACTATATTAAAGGTGTCATTAGATTGAGTCTTTCGTATACGAATACAGATACTGAAGTGGAGCAATTTAAAAAAATATTTACGAAAGTAATGAATGTAATAAAAGGAGACATAAAAAGATGA
- the thiI gene encoding tRNA uracil 4-sulfurtransferase ThiI produces MKWEKILVRYGELSTKGKNRKAFITHLRNNIKFSFVDLPNVKITAERDRMFLSSKEDAEIDELIKRLPKIFGIQSFSPVASCTQELEDIKETAIKIIDSLDYEDKTFKVTVKRTDKRFPLDTYELQREVANHVLRQFTTLKVQMKKPEIELRIEVLSDAVYMMAQVIPGAGGMPLGSNGRSLLMLSGGIDSPVAGYMLLKRGVRLDAIHFHSPPFTSERSKEKVMDLANQLSLFGATVRLHVIPFTAIQQSIQAQIPDNVSMTTTRRMMLKIADLLREEIGALGIVTGESLGQVASQTLESLTAINAVSTTPIFRPLISFDKLEIIDIARSIGTYETSILPYEDCCTIFTPSCPKTKPKLEKVEYYESFKDFDELIREAVENREVFSFPSKKKNEFENLL; encoded by the coding sequence ATGAAATGGGAAAAAATATTAGTTCGATACGGTGAATTATCAACAAAGGGTAAAAACAGAAAGGCATTCATTACACATCTTAGAAACAATATAAAATTTTCATTTGTTGATTTACCTAATGTAAAAATCACAGCTGAAAGAGATCGAATGTTTCTTAGCTCGAAAGAGGATGCAGAAATTGATGAACTGATCAAACGTCTTCCAAAAATATTTGGTATTCAATCATTCAGCCCAGTTGCTTCTTGTACGCAAGAACTGGAGGATATAAAAGAAACTGCTATAAAGATTATCGACAGTTTAGACTACGAAGATAAAACATTTAAAGTAACGGTAAAGCGTACCGATAAACGATTCCCACTAGATACGTACGAACTTCAAAGAGAAGTTGCAAATCATGTGCTAAGACAATTTACTACCTTAAAAGTGCAAATGAAAAAGCCAGAAATTGAATTACGAATTGAAGTTTTATCAGATGCAGTATACATGATGGCACAAGTTATACCTGGTGCTGGTGGAATGCCTCTTGGTTCCAATGGTCGCTCATTGTTGATGCTCTCTGGAGGAATCGATAGTCCTGTAGCAGGCTATATGTTATTGAAACGTGGAGTTCGATTAGATGCAATTCACTTCCATAGTCCACCTTTTACAAGTGAACGTTCAAAAGAAAAAGTGATGGATTTAGCCAATCAATTAAGTCTTTTTGGCGCAACAGTAAGATTGCATGTCATTCCTTTTACCGCAATCCAACAAAGTATTCAAGCTCAAATACCCGATAATGTATCAATGACAACGACTAGAAGAATGATGTTGAAAATCGCTGATCTTTTGAGGGAAGAAATTGGAGCACTAGGAATCGTCACAGGTGAGAGCTTAGGTCAAGTGGCAAGCCAAACATTAGAAAGCTTAACAGCAATAAATGCAGTATCCACAACACCAATTTTTAGACCACTTATTTCTTTTGACAAACTTGAAATAATTGATATAGCTCGAAGTATCGGGACATATGAGACCTCTATATTGCCTTATGAAGATTGTTGTACAATTTTCACTCCGTCATGTCCAAAAACAAAGCCAAAGCTTGAAAAAGTGGAATACTATGAAAGCTTTAAGGATTTTGATGAATTGATAAGAGAGGCAGTAGAGAATAGAGAAGTGTTTTCATTTCCAAGTAAAAAGAAAAATGAATTTGAAAATCTGCTTTAA
- a CDS encoding alpha/beta-type small acid-soluble spore protein, which translates to MPNNNSSNQLLVPGVRQALDQMKYEIAQEFGVQLGGEASSRANGSVGGEITKRLVAQAQQQMNGFSK; encoded by the coding sequence ATGCCAAACAACAATTCTTCAAACCAACTTTTAGTACCAGGAGTAAGACAAGCACTTGATCAAATGAAATATGAAATTGCTCAAGAGTTTGGAGTACAACTTGGGGGAGAAGCATCATCGCGTGCCAACGGATCCGTAGGCGGAGAAATCACTAAGCGATTAGTTGCTCAAGCTCAACAACAAATGAATGGTTTCAGCAAATAA
- the mbcS gene encoding acyl-CoA synthetase MbcS: MNKQDLIAPQNYNLVSEFEKYSKDESKLALIWESDKGEVKTSTYNQLMKRSNKIANLFGRKGLQKGDVVLIMVPRLIEAYEVYIAALKAGLVVIPSSEMLRAKDIEYRLVHSEAKAIIAYEPFLDQFEDVSHLDEKLLLVIGESKDNWVSLTNEIVAESDEFQVVDTLKDDMAFLSYTSGTTGNPKGVVHTHGWAFAHLKTSAPNWLGIQEGDIVWATASPGWQKWIWSPFLATLGSGAIGYVYNGKFDPNTYLKNMQEKKVNVLCCTPTEYRIMAKVDGLKDYDLSSLHSAVSAGEPLNREVIETFDRLFNLEVRDGYGQTENTLLVGTMKGTEARPGSMGKPTPGNTVEIVNEFGEICAPGEVGDIAVHIETPALFKEYLKDPERTSMQFRGDYYITGDQAKKDEDGYFWFEGRGDDIIISSGYTIGPFEVEDALTKHPAVQECAVVGSPDELRGTIVKAFVVLRDSSIQGTEELVKELQEHVKSMTAPYKYPREIEFIKELPKTTSGKIRRIELRQQEQQLKTK; encoded by the coding sequence ATGAATAAACAAGACTTAATTGCACCTCAAAATTATAACCTAGTTAGTGAATTTGAAAAATATAGTAAAGATGAAAGTAAGCTAGCACTTATTTGGGAATCCGATAAGGGTGAAGTGAAGACTAGTACATATAATCAACTAATGAAAAGGTCAAATAAAATAGCAAATCTTTTTGGAAGAAAAGGTCTCCAAAAAGGTGATGTAGTATTAATCATGGTTCCTCGATTAATAGAGGCTTACGAAGTTTATATCGCAGCATTAAAAGCGGGATTAGTTGTAATACCGAGTTCAGAAATGCTTCGAGCAAAGGATATTGAATATCGTCTTGTGCATAGTGAAGCAAAAGCTATAATTGCATATGAGCCATTTTTAGACCAATTCGAAGATGTCTCTCATTTAGATGAAAAATTACTATTAGTAATAGGTGAAAGTAAAGATAACTGGGTATCACTAACAAATGAAATTGTAGCAGAATCAGATGAGTTTCAAGTGGTAGATACTTTAAAGGATGATATGGCATTTCTATCTTATACAAGTGGTACAACTGGAAATCCAAAAGGTGTAGTGCATACACATGGCTGGGCTTTTGCACATTTAAAAACATCTGCTCCAAATTGGCTTGGGATTCAAGAAGGTGATATTGTTTGGGCAACGGCTAGTCCGGGATGGCAAAAATGGATTTGGAGTCCGTTCCTTGCAACTTTAGGAAGTGGTGCGATTGGTTATGTTTATAATGGGAAATTTGATCCAAATACGTATTTAAAAAATATGCAAGAGAAAAAAGTAAATGTTCTTTGCTGTACACCTACTGAATACCGAATTATGGCTAAAGTAGATGGATTAAAAGATTATGATCTTTCCTCACTTCACAGTGCTGTTTCAGCAGGGGAACCTTTGAATAGAGAAGTTATTGAAACATTTGATAGATTATTCAATTTAGAAGTACGAGACGGCTACGGTCAAACAGAAAATACATTATTAGTTGGAACAATGAAAGGAACAGAAGCTCGTCCTGGTTCTATGGGAAAACCTACTCCTGGAAATACAGTAGAAATAGTGAATGAATTTGGAGAAATTTGTGCTCCAGGAGAAGTTGGAGATATTGCAGTGCATATAGAAACTCCAGCTCTATTTAAAGAGTATTTAAAGGATCCAGAACGAACATCTATGCAATTTAGAGGAGATTACTATATTACAGGCGACCAAGCGAAAAAAGATGAGGATGGATATTTTTGGTTTGAAGGTAGAGGAGACGATATCATTATTAGCTCTGGTTATACCATTGGACCATTCGAAGTGGAAGATGCACTTACAAAGCATCCTGCTGTTCAAGAATGTGCAGTTGTTGGAAGTCCAGATGAGCTTAGAGGGACGATCGTAAAGGCATTTGTTGTTTTACGTGATTCATCCATTCAAGGCACTGAGGAACTAGTGAAAGAACTTCAAGAGCATGTGAAATCCATGACAGCGCCATATAAATATCCGCGTGAAATAGAATTTATCAAGGAATTACCAAAAACTACTTCAGGTAAAATTAGAAGAATAGAGTTAAGACAGCAAGAACAACAACTCAAAACTAAATAA
- the rarD gene encoding EamA family transporter RarD, with protein sequence MQNEEKQGIVIVAVAYIFWGFMPIYWKLLLDVSSDEILASRVIWSFIFTFLVVILMKNFRVLISDLKELWKNKKAFWSLVLASYLVTGNWFTYIFAVNAGYIVQTSLGYYINPLISVLLGIIFLKEKLSRAQQLSVLIAAAGVAILTVSYGEIPWIAFILALTFAFYGLIKKSLTIDPLRGLTLETLFVLPVALIYFGYLLITDKAVFFHSSAPTMILLAFTGVATAVPLVLFAKGTKTMPLYMSGFLQYIAPTLMLVIGVFIYGETFSKIEFISFSFIWIALILFTASKIVEVRKKQVVL encoded by the coding sequence TTGCAAAATGAAGAAAAACAAGGGATAGTAATCGTAGCTGTTGCCTATATTTTTTGGGGTTTTATGCCAATATATTGGAAGTTGCTTTTGGATGTTTCCAGCGACGAAATTTTAGCAAGTCGAGTAATATGGTCCTTTATATTTACGTTTTTAGTAGTAATTCTAATGAAGAACTTTCGGGTATTAATAAGTGATTTAAAAGAACTTTGGAAAAATAAGAAAGCCTTTTGGAGTCTTGTTCTAGCTTCTTATTTAGTAACGGGTAATTGGTTTACATACATATTTGCAGTAAATGCAGGATACATTGTTCAAACAAGTCTAGGTTATTATATTAACCCATTAATTTCAGTGCTATTAGGTATTATTTTTTTAAAAGAAAAATTATCAAGAGCCCAGCAGCTTTCCGTACTTATAGCAGCTGCAGGAGTGGCAATTTTAACTGTCTCCTATGGAGAAATCCCATGGATTGCTTTTATTTTAGCGTTAACATTTGCTTTTTATGGACTTATTAAAAAAAGTTTAACGATTGATCCATTGAGAGGATTAACGCTAGAAACTTTGTTCGTTTTACCAGTGGCTCTTATATATTTTGGCTATTTGTTAATTACTGATAAAGCAGTCTTTTTTCATTCTAGTGCTCCTACTATGATATTGTTAGCTTTTACTGGTGTAGCAACTGCGGTACCGCTTGTGTTGTTTGCCAAAGGTACTAAAACGATGCCGCTTTATATGTCTGGTTTTCTTCAATACATAGCTCCGACTCTCATGTTGGTTATCGGAGTTTTTATATATGGCGAAACGTTTAGTAAAATTGAGTTCATATCATTTTCCTTTATTTGGATAGCGTTAATCTTATTTACTGCATCAAAAATTGTAGAGGTACGAAAAAAACAGGTAGTGCTATGA
- a CDS encoding NAD kinase encodes MTSRNTIFLYTKNDIESLEKKDVLADAIQSYGFQVVDNHQDASIIVSIGTDGSFLQAVRKTGFRQDCLYAGISTTGTLSMYCDFLIEDIEAMADAVLNDQIKVRKYPLMEISVNHNPKFYCLNEFAIRSNIIKTFVLDIIIDDKLFETFRGDGMVISTPTGSSAYNKSLNGAVVDPLLPCIQVTEIASVNSNEFRTLGTSFILSGNRSLELRLHKDWNDYPSMSTDNEALSIQHVETVSIALSNKIIKTVKLKDNSYWEKVKRSFL; translated from the coding sequence ATGACCTCAAGAAATACAATATTTCTTTATACTAAGAATGACATAGAATCATTAGAAAAAAAAGATGTTTTAGCAGATGCGATTCAATCGTACGGCTTTCAGGTTGTAGACAACCACCAAGATGCTTCTATTATTGTTAGTATTGGAACAGATGGATCTTTTTTGCAGGCCGTTCGCAAAACTGGTTTTCGTCAAGATTGTCTTTATGCTGGAATATCAACAACTGGCACATTAAGTATGTACTGTGACTTTTTAATAGAAGATATAGAAGCGATGGCAGATGCAGTATTAAATGATCAAATAAAAGTTCGTAAATATCCGTTAATGGAAATATCGGTCAATCATAATCCGAAATTCTATTGTTTAAATGAGTTTGCGATTCGATCCAATATCATAAAAACATTTGTATTAGATATTATTATTGATGATAAGCTCTTCGAGACGTTTCGAGGAGATGGCATGGTTATTTCAACACCGACTGGAAGCTCTGCCTACAACAAATCGTTAAACGGTGCAGTTGTAGATCCACTTCTCCCTTGTATCCAAGTAACAGAAATTGCTTCCGTCAATAGCAATGAATTCAGAACACTTGGCACTTCTTTTATATTGAGCGGCAATAGATCTCTCGAACTCCGTTTACATAAGGATTGGAATGATTATCCATCTATGAGCACCGACAACGAAGCATTGAGCATACAGCATGTAGAAACTGTCTCTATTGCTTTAAGCAATAAAATCATCAAAACCGTAAAATTAAAAGATAATAGCTACTGGGAAAAAGTAAAACGTTCTTTTTTATAA
- the sppA gene encoding signal peptide peptidase SppA — translation MNMKRWFAILGASVLLAVSIFVNTLSSAFSTDWTAMMEEFASVSSSEFYETVIEEGNMNERVALLTVNGVIQDTGSTGSLFAKETYNHQFFLEQLEQAKTDDSVKAIVLQVNSPGGGVVESAQIYKEIREIQEEAGKPVYVSMGSMAASGGYYISASADKIFVNKETITGSIGVIMQSVNYGKLAEKYGVEFVTIKSGPYKDIMSPSREMTEEERELLQVMLNDSYEDFVDIIEQGRNMTEAEVKKVADGRIVNGRQAVEAGLADEIGFIEDVIQAIKTDNDLEDAEVFEYGYSPSFSSLFAMKAQSFFGVDMESKLIGKLIADNSAPRMMYLYGE, via the coding sequence ATGAATATGAAACGTTGGTTTGCCATCTTAGGGGCATCCGTATTATTAGCAGTTTCTATTTTTGTCAATACGTTATCGAGTGCATTTTCGACGGATTGGACAGCAATGATGGAGGAGTTTGCATCTGTTTCAAGCTCTGAATTTTATGAAACTGTAATTGAAGAAGGTAATATGAATGAACGTGTTGCACTCCTTACAGTAAATGGAGTTATACAGGATACAGGAAGTACTGGATCACTTTTTGCTAAGGAGACTTATAATCATCAATTCTTTTTAGAGCAATTAGAACAAGCGAAAACAGACGACTCAGTTAAAGCTATCGTACTTCAAGTAAACTCTCCAGGTGGTGGAGTAGTTGAATCGGCGCAAATTTATAAAGAAATTAGAGAGATACAAGAGGAAGCAGGTAAGCCAGTTTATGTTTCGATGGGCAGTATGGCAGCATCTGGTGGTTATTATATCTCAGCATCTGCGGATAAAATTTTTGTAAACAAAGAAACAATTACAGGATCAATCGGTGTAATTATGCAAAGTGTCAATTATGGTAAGCTTGCTGAGAAATACGGTGTAGAATTTGTTACCATCAAATCAGGTCCATATAAGGACATTATGAGCCCATCAAGAGAGATGACAGAAGAAGAGAGAGAACTTTTACAGGTCATGTTGAACGACTCCTATGAGGATTTTGTAGATATTATCGAACAAGGACGTAATATGACGGAGGCTGAAGTTAAAAAAGTAGCGGACGGAAGAATAGTAAATGGTCGTCAAGCAGTTGAAGCAGGATTAGCAGATGAAATTGGATTTATAGAAGATGTAATTCAAGCGATCAAAACAGACAATGATTTGGAAGATGCAGAGGTTTTTGAATATGGATACTCGCCAAGCTTTTCTTCATTGTTTGCGATGAAGGCACAATCATTCTTTGGTGTTGATATGGAGTCTAAATTAATCGGTAAACTGATTGCAGATAATAGTGCACCTCGCATGATGTATTTATACGGTGAATGA
- a CDS encoding RDD family protein yields MSEIEQPEERIVQVSEAPTQPVTTKPTDQFEHKAAGFWIRFWAYVADLLVLASIGMLLIKPIFRLLSLEINDPTWYAPFTLITSIIFYAYFVLMTKFFNQTVGKMIFGIKVITKDREKLKWSTVLFREWVGRIISVIPLNIPYLAVAFTPKKQAIHDFIADTLVVHEAVYDKTQKVEYTRPPAAKELQEQNIF; encoded by the coding sequence ATGAGTGAAATTGAACAGCCAGAAGAACGTATTGTGCAAGTAAGTGAAGCTCCAACTCAACCAGTCACTACAAAGCCAACTGATCAATTTGAGCACAAAGCGGCAGGCTTTTGGATACGTTTTTGGGCATATGTAGCGGACCTGTTAGTTTTGGCTTCTATTGGAATGTTACTAATAAAACCTATTTTCCGTTTACTTTCATTGGAGATAAATGATCCTACTTGGTATGCTCCTTTTACGTTAATTACATCAATTATATTTTATGCTTATTTCGTGTTGATGACGAAATTTTTCAACCAAACAGTTGGAAAAATGATTTTTGGTATTAAAGTAATCACAAAGGACCGAGAAAAGTTAAAATGGAGTACGGTTTTATTTAGAGAATGGGTTGGTAGAATTATCTCGGTGATTCCACTAAATATTCCATATCTTGCAGTTGCTTTTACTCCTAAAAAGCAAGCTATTCACGACTTTATTGCAGATACTTTAGTAGTACACGAAGCTGTATATGATAAAACTCAGAAAGTTGAATATACACGTCCTCCTGCTGCAAAAGAGTTGCAAGAGCAGAACATATTCTAG
- the tpx gene encoding thiol peroxidase has translation MAQVTFKNNPVTLVGKEVVVGEKAPDFTVLANDLSPVTLQDSAGKVRLISVVPSLDTGVCSTQTNKFNQSAASLGEDVVILTISVDLPFAQKRWCGANAADAIQTLSDHRDLSFGRAYGVYMEELRLLARSVFVVDKNDVVTYAEYVSEGTDHPDYEKALEAVKALTNK, from the coding sequence ATGGCTCAAGTAACATTTAAAAACAATCCAGTAACTTTAGTTGGAAAAGAAGTAGTAGTTGGAGAAAAGGCGCCAGACTTTACAGTTCTAGCAAATGATTTATCACCAGTAACACTTCAAGACTCTGCTGGTAAAGTTCGTTTAATAAGTGTAGTTCCTTCCCTTGATACAGGAGTATGTTCTACACAAACAAACAAATTCAATCAAAGTGCTGCTAGTTTAGGTGAAGATGTAGTAATCTTAACAATTTCAGTAGATTTACCATTCGCTCAAAAACGTTGGTGCGGAGCTAATGCTGCTGACGCAATTCAAACTCTATCTGATCACCGTGACCTTTCATTTGGTAGAGCATACGGTGTTTATATGGAAGAACTACGATTACTAGCTCGTTCTGTTTTTGTAGTCGATAAAAATGACGTGGTTACTTACGCTGAATACGTTAGCGAAGGTACCGATCATCCAGACTATGAAAAAGCATTAGAAGCGGTTAAAGCATTAACGAACAAATAA
- a CDS encoding class I SAM-dependent methyltransferase, whose amino-acid sequence MHTNVEKIFTFIDQESSFIEEQASVTYLEGVIYALELWLTDKKTPSIINPSKEQIRKAVQLAILKGMKKSAQVNHQMTPDAIGLLVAYFVKEMSKDKKELAILDPALGTGNLLYTVMNALPTENHAFGVEIDDLLIQLAAQTGELLSFDVQLFRQDALQPLLIDPVDIVVSDLPVGYYPESESAKDYFLHSEEEMSYAHHLFIEQSMKHVKPGGLLYFLVPETIFESKQAPKLHKFLKDNGWIQAVIQLPSTIFKSKGQEKSLLIIQKKNETLKAPREVLLAKVPNMSNKEAMELFFKKIDIWQEENAK is encoded by the coding sequence ATGCACACAAATGTAGAAAAAATTTTTACGTTTATCGATCAAGAGAGTAGCTTTATAGAAGAACAAGCATCTGTTACCTATTTAGAGGGAGTTATTTATGCACTGGAATTATGGTTAACAGACAAAAAAACGCCTTCCATCATTAATCCTAGCAAGGAACAAATAAGAAAAGCTGTACAACTGGCGATACTTAAAGGTATGAAAAAATCTGCTCAAGTCAATCATCAAATGACCCCAGATGCGATTGGATTACTAGTAGCTTATTTTGTGAAGGAAATGTCGAAAGACAAAAAGGAATTGGCAATTTTAGACCCTGCCTTAGGAACAGGTAATTTACTTTATACAGTAATGAATGCATTACCAACAGAGAACCATGCATTTGGAGTGGAAATTGATGATTTGTTAATCCAGTTGGCTGCACAAACAGGAGAGTTATTAAGTTTCGACGTACAACTATTTAGACAAGATGCTCTACAGCCTTTACTAATCGATCCTGTTGATATTGTTGTAAGTGATCTGCCAGTTGGATATTATCCTGAATCAGAATCAGCAAAAGACTACTTCCTACATAGTGAAGAAGAGATGTCTTATGCACATCACTTGTTTATCGAGCAGTCGATGAAACATGTGAAACCAGGTGGCTTGTTATACTTTTTAGTACCTGAAACAATTTTTGAATCGAAACAAGCTCCAAAACTGCATAAATTCTTGAAAGACAATGGTTGGATTCAAGCTGTTATCCAATTACCGTCAACTATTTTCAAATCAAAAGGACAAGAAAAAAGCTTATTAATCATACAAAAGAAAAATGAGACTTTAAAAGCTCCAAGAGAAGTTTTACTTGCAAAAGTACCAAATATGTCGAACAAAGAAGCAATGGAACTCTTTTTTAAAAAAATTGACATATGGCAAGAAGAAAACGCTAAATAA